One Triplophysa rosa linkage group LG21, Trosa_1v2, whole genome shotgun sequence DNA segment encodes these proteins:
- the cs gene encoding citrate synthase, mitochondrial, giving the protein MSFLSISRLAPRLLSSKNAACVLVAARNVSGSTNLKDVLADLIPKEQSRIKSFRQQHGKTNIGQITVDMVYGGMRGMKGLVYETSVLDPDEGIRFRGYSIPECQQLLPKAPGGEEPLPEGLFWLLITGQVPNEEQVNWLSKEWAKRAALPSHVVTMLDNFPTNLHPMSQFSAAITALNSESSFARAYSEGVNKAKYWEFVYEDSMDLIAKLPCVAAKIYRNLYREGSSIGAIDSNLDWSHNFTNMLGYSETQFTELMRLYLTIHSDHEGGNVSAHTSHLVGSALSDPYLSFSAAMNGLAGPLHGLANQEVLVWLTALQKELGGEVSDEKMRDYIWNTLKSGRVVPGYGHAVLRKTDPRYTCQREFALKHLPNDPMFKLVAQLYKIVPNVLLEQGKAKNPWPNVDAHSGVLLQYYGMTEMNYYTVLFGVSRALGVLAQLVWSRALGFPLERPKSMSTDGLMGLVGTKSG; this is encoded by the exons ATGTCCTTCCTCTCTATCAGCAGATTAGCCCCGAGGCTCCTCAGTTCAAAG AATGCAGCATGCGTCCTTGTTGCAGCCAGAAATGTCAGCGGATCCACG AATTTGAAAGACGTCCTGGCAGACCTCATTCCCAAAGAACAGAGCAGGATCAAGAGCTTCAGACAGCAGCATGGCAAAACCAATATCGGTCAGATCACCGTAGACATG GTTTACGGAGGAATGAGAGGCATGAAGGGTTTAGTGTACGAGACCTCAGTGCTCGACCCCGATGAG GGCATCCGTTTCCGTGGTTACAGCATTCCAGAATGTCAGCAGCTGTTGCCCAAGGCTCCTGGTGGAGAGGAGCCACTGCCAGAGGGTCTGTTTTGGCTGTTGATCACAGGACAGGTGCCCAACGAGGAGCAG GTGAATTGGTTGTCTAAGGAGTGGGCCAAGCGTGCAGCTCTTCCCTCTCACGTGGTCACCATGCTGGACAATTTCCCCACCAACCTGCACCCCATGTCCCAGTTCAGCGCCGCCATCACGGCTCTGAACAGCGAGAGCAGTTTCGCTCGGGCGTACTCTGAGGGTGTCAACAAGGCCAAGTACTGGGAA TTTGTGTATGAGGATTCCATGGACTTGATCGCTAAGCTTCCCTGCGTGGCGGCTAAGATCTACCGTAACCTGTACCGCGAGGGCAGCAGCATCGGCGCCATCGACTCCAACCTGGACTGGTCACATAACTTCACCAACATGCTGGGCTACAGCGAAACACAGTTCACAGAACTGATGAGGCTCTACCTCACCATTCACAG TGACCATGAGGGTGGAAACGTCAGCGCACACACCAGCCACCTGGTAGGCAGCGCTCTGTCCGACCCCTATCTCTCCTTCAGTGCTGCTATGAACGGCCTGGCAGGACCTCTGCACGGACTGGCCAATCAG GAGGTACTGGTATGGCTCACAGCCCTGCAGAAGGAGCTCGGCGGTGAGGTTTCTGACGAGAAGATGAGGGATTACATTTGGAACACACTTAAATCAGGCAGA GTGGTGCCAGGTTATGGTCACGCTGTGCTGAGAAAGACAGATCCTCGCTACACCTGCCAGCGCGAGTTTGCCCTCAAGCACCTTCCCAACGACCCCATGTTCAAGCTGGTCGCTCAGCTCTACAAGATCGTACCCAATGTGCTGTTGGAGCAGGGCAAAGCCAAGAACCCCTGGCCAAATGTAGACGCTCACAGCGGAGTCTTGCTGCAG TATTACGGCATGACTGAGATGAACTACTACACTGTGCTGTTTGGCGTGTCCCGGGCCCTGGGCGTTTTGGCTCAGCTGGTGTGGAGCAGAGCGCTCGGCTTCCCTCTGGAGCGTCCCAAGTCCATGAGCACGGACGGACTCATGGGTCTGGTTGGGACCAAGTCAGGCTAG
- the LOC130544895 gene encoding inactive dipeptidyl peptidase 10 isoform X2 yields the protein MIYALEIVDLTPPDEDVSVLQYAAWGPQGNQLVFVFENDIYYQPDVSSKAMRLTTTGRSALVLNGLSDWTYEEEILLKYPAFWWAKDGARLAYLSINNSATPFMEIPHFLGGIYPSNVVYPYPKAGSRIPSASLFVVNLYGPAHTLEMIPPDSLNNRDSYISMVSWISNTRLAMRWLNRVQNHSVLCVCEATTGACSERHQMTLDFWHNNQRQDEPMFTADGSLFYLILPAKQGARGEFLHIASLPAQTLTPSASPRFLTSGNWDVTSLCALDEENNKIYFLSTEESQQSRHLYSVELGGVFHRQCLTCNLFERCNVYKADFSPNQTYLTLYCLGPGVPRVTIHSTSDPSKYTVVEDNSLLAISLETKRLPEMLFRTFSTENNDLDLKMSLPPGYEGNLHPLLMIIDGAPGMQSVTEEFALGWPEVLSSLHGVALAWIDIRSRLSQGQKSSTIDPRKLGFLRIKDQLGVIEWLMQLPYIDGRRIAVYGKGFGGYLSLKMLTATDRMFKCAAVMAPVTDFKLYSATFSERYLGVPAKEEHSYMTASLLDDIHKLKDESFLLIHGTADARVHFQHSAELLSRLVKVEANYTLQLYPDEGHNLRHEQSIQHLHRTLLHYLQNCLKHDPFLEAEEEEEEEEE from the exons GGAAATTGTGGACCTCACACCACCAGATGAGGATGTGTCTGTACTTCAGTATGCGGCGTGGGGGCCTCAAGGGAACCAGCTG GTCTTTGTTTTCGAGAATGACATCTACTACCAGCCCGATGTTTCCAGCAAGGCGATGCGTTTGACAACCACAGGCAGAAGTGCACTGGTGCTTAATGGACTGTCTGATTGGACCTATGAGG AGGAAATACTCCTGAAATATCCTGCATTCTGGTGGGCCAAAGATGGTGCGCGGCTGGCATATCTTTCCATCAACAACTCAGCCACGCCTTTTATGGAGATACCTCACTTCCTGGGCGGGATCTATCCATCTAATGTGGTCTACCCGTACCCAAAG GCAGGTTCCAGAATCCCATCAGCCAGCCTGTTTGTGGTGAATTTATACGGTCCAGCTCACACATTAGAAATGATTCCACCCGACTCCCTAAACAACAG AGATAGCTACATCTCCATGGTGAGTTGGATCAGCAATACTCGTCTAGCCATGCGATGGTTGAACCGGGTCCAGAATCAttctgtgctgtgtgtgtgcgaggCCACGACAGGAGCCTGctcagag AGGCACCAAATGACGTTGGATTTTTGGCACAACAATCAGCGGCAG GACGAGCCGATGTTCACGGCAGATGGTTCCCTGTTTTATCTCATCCTGCCTGCCAAGCAAGGTGCCCGTGGGGAGTTTCTTCACATCGCCAGTCTCCCCGCTCAG ACTTTAACCCCATCGGCTTCTCCTCGCTTTCTGACATCAGGGAACTGGGACGTGACCTCACTATGCGCCCTTGATGAGGAGAACAATAAAAT ATATTTCCTGAGTACGGAGGAGTCGCAGCAGAGCAGACACTTATACAG TGTGGAGCTGGGAGGAGTGTTTCATCGCCAGTGTCTTACATGCAACCTGTTCGAAAGATGTAACGTCTACAAAGCAGACTTTAGTCCTAACCAGACATATCTTACTCTCTACTGCTTGG GGCCAGGTGTCCCAAGAGTGACTATTCACAGCACAAGTGACCCATCCA AATACACAGTGGTGGAAGACAACAGCCTCCTTGCAATATCTCTCGAAACCAAAAGGCTTCCCGAGATGCTTTTCCGGACATTTTCCACCGAAAACAATG ACCTAGATCTGAAGATGTCTTTGCCCCCTGGATACGAGGGAAACCTCCACCCTCTTCTTATGATCAT TGATGGTGCTCCTGGTATGCAGTCTGTAACGGAGGAGTTTGCCCTGGGCTGGCCGGAGGTTTTGTCCAGTCTGCACGGAGTGGCGCTTGCGTGGATCGACATCAGGAGCCGATTGTCACAGGGGCAGAAAAGCAGCACTATAGACCCTCGTAAACTAGGATTCCTCCGCATTAAAGATCAGCTCGGTGTCATTGA GTGGTTGATGCAGCTGCCGTACATCGATGGGAGAAGAATAGCTGTGTATGGAAAG GGCTTTGGTGGATATTTAAGTTTGAAGATGTTGACAGCAACTGATCGGATGTTTAAATGTGCTGCTGTTATGGCTCCTGTTACAGACTTCAAGCTCTACA GTGCCACTTTCTCAGAGAGATATCTGGGTGTCCCTGCAAAAGAGGAACATTCCTACATG ACTGCATCTTTGCTGGACGACATCCACAAGCTTAAAGACGAAAGTTTTCTCCTCATACACGGGACTGCAGATG CTCGTGTTCACTTCCAGCACAGCGCTGAATTACTGAGTCGTCTAGTGAAAGTGGAGGCCAACTACACCCTTCAGCTGTACCCGGACGAAGGCCACAACTTAAGACATGAGCAGAGCATCCAGCACCTACACCGCACCCTCCTTCACTACCTCCAAAACTGCCTCAAACACGACCCCTTCCTCGAAGCagaggaggaagaagaagaggaggaagaatAA